The following is a genomic window from Kogia breviceps isolate mKogBre1 chromosome 4, mKogBre1 haplotype 1, whole genome shotgun sequence.
TGGCTTCCAGCCTGTGGGCCCCAAGGTAGGTGATGTTCTGCCGGGGCTGAGGAGAGACCAGCCACACTGATCCCTCTATAACCCcgcctcccatccccacccctgtcCATCATCTGCCCCTGGGGATGAGCGCCTGGTAGGAGTGCCCACCCTGCATACTTGCCAGTCACAAGACCCCAGCCAATCCAATACCCCAGTTCAGAGGTAGGACAAAGGGCCAGACAGGGCTGGGAAGAAATCAAGGTCATGCAGGGGGCGTGTTAAAGTCAGAGCTGTGGCCAGAACTTGTGTCTCCTGCTCTCAAGTCTGACAACTTCAAGGAGGCGAGACAGAATAGACCCGCTCCTGGGAAGACAACTTGAGGGTGGAGAGCATGCGAGCTCATGCCCAGGACACATCCAGACACCCATGTGTCCATGTCACACATACTCACCCACAGCTTGGGTTCTGATCAAGATCCCAGGGACGTCCCCAAGACCCACCAGCTCCCAAATACCACCCTAAATGTTGAGTAAGTGAGGAGTGGAGAAGCTCAGGGATGGTGGGGGCAGATGGGGGAGGTGGGACTCCAGCTGCCACCTGCACTGGCCAGCACTGCCCTTGGCCCTCCGGCTGACCCCTCTGCATCCACAGGATGGAGTGCAGAAACGAGCCGGGACTCTCAGCCCCCAACCCCTCCTCACCCCTCAGGACCCGACTGCACTCAGCTTCCGTCGAAacagcagcccccagccccagacaCAAGCTCCCTGAGGGCCTGAGGCGTCCTGGGCCCCACCTGGCCCCCAAAAGCAGACAATAAAACACTTCCACGAGCAACGAAGAACCGTGTATGTGTGTCATTCTGTGGGTGGAGAGGCAGATATTCAGGCACTTGGAGGCCTCAGGACCTCTGCTGGGCAGCACGCAGGAGCCTTTCCTCCCGCTGCTTCCGTATCCTTTCTTTGAATTCTTCTAGCTCTTGGCGCTGGGTAAGGGAGTGggatgggaaggaaggaggggcgTACACACCTCAGGGCCTGGACCTCTTTCTCAGCACCTGCCCCCCTTAATCCCCCAGACCACCACTTCACAGTTCAGTGACTACACTGGAATCCCGTGCCAATTATAACCCAGGTCCAAGTGGGATTAGCTTCAACCTTCAGGGAGAGGGCAATAAGGAAATCACGTGTCCCTCCACTCTTGGTTCCCTGCCCATGACCGAGGGTCCCATCATGGCCACGGGAACCCATGCTCCTCCCTCCTCTGGTGGGAGGAAAAGGAGGTTGCTTACCTGGTCTTCCTTCTCAGGGGGCCACAGCTCCCTCTGTAGGGACAAAGTCACAGCTGGATACACAAGCCAGGAGCCTTCAGAGCCCCACTCCCAGGGCAGGGTTGGCTCAGGGGAGGTAGACACTGGTCCCCATCAAGTTGGTGCCCcataccctcccccacccccggaaTGAACCTGTGCCCACCTTGCGCTGTATGACATAGTCCTCAAACCACTCGGCCTGATTGGCAATCCAGAACATAGCCACAGGGAAGGTGAGGTAGATGGTCATCTAGAAGGGCAGGGGCGAAATAAGAAGAGCTAGGAGtcacccccaccaccccaaaactGTGCAGAGGCTGCTTAGAGCCTGGAGGATCATCCTCTGACAGAGACCAGTGCTGGTCTCTACATATACCTGGCTGGTGCTTCCCCAGCGCCCCCAGAACCCCAAAACTCCCATCAAGGGTACAGAAGCCACACACCTTAAAGTCTAGCCTCCATAATCCAAGAGCCCCCTCCAAAAGCCCCCTCCAAGTCTGGGAGACGCCCTCTcaaagaaagacacacacactcacacatacacacacacagtcgcCCCAGGAACAGAAAAGCTCGTACTACAGTAAAGGCATCTCTTTGAGACCTCATTATCCCACCCCTAGTTAGATCCCGGAGCACACCCAGACCCAGGCTTCATTCTTCAGAGTCTACTCCCCTAACTTTAGGAGTATACCTATGAGAAAGACGGACACCCACTATGACCCCGAGAGCTCCCCCAGAACCTGAAGCCTTCCTTCTTAGAGCCCCCTCCCCAGATCACCCTTCTCAGAAGGCTTTCCTCACACCAGCGCTCCCAGAGCCCCGAACCCTGTGCCCCCTTCTCTGGGGTTCCAACCGTAAAGGTTCCTCTCAAATTTCAGGAGCTTTCGCTCCAGAGAGCCCTCTCCCAGAGGTCCCCCTTTTCAGAGCCTCCTCCTCAACCAGGAAGACCCCGCGCCCAGGCCTGCAACCGCTCCATTGCTCACTGACCCGAAACACCTCTAGCTTCACCCCCATCTCGCTCTTCTCAGGCTTCAAAGCCGCTTCCGCCCAAAGCCAACCATCCTGCAAGACAGCAGCTCATTGGGAGTCCGAGGGTTCCACTGCTGAACCTGATTGGTCCGATGAGCTTCGCGATGACGTCATATTCGGGCGCTTCTTCTCTGCTTCCGGTAGCTAGACGTCTACGTGAAAGTCAACAACGCAGGGCGCGCAATGGAAAAGGGTTCAACCAATAGGAACTGGGCCTGGTTCGAGGGGGCGGGCCTTCAGCCGTAGACGTCATTATAACGCGACTCCTGCGCGTACCTGGAGTGCCGGAAAAATGGTGGTGACGGCGCGCCTCTCGAGGCCCGAGCGGCCGGACCTTGTCTTCGTGAGTCCGCGGCGGGCCCGGGGGTGGCCTGCCTGGGGGCACTGGGTCTTAGATGcctgaggagattcgggcctggCCGCCCGGGGGATTTAGGCCAAAGTTATGCCGGTCTGAGGGCAGGAGGACCCTTACGGGCCGGAGACCGGATCATGATGTACGGACCAGGCAAAGGAGCAAAGGTCTGGTGCTAGAGCCCAGGTGACCTGAGTAAAGAGCAGGTGGTTGAAGTTAAGGGCTTGGCGTCCCGGGCTGAAATGGGAGTGGGCGAGAAGGGAGACTCGCGTAGCTCAATCTTGAGAGGCCTGGTGTTTGAAGTAAAGGCACGACGACCAGTCCAGTTCTCTGGTTTCAGTGGTAAAATCTTGGTGTCTTGGGTAACGGTCTAGGTTTGGTCCTGAGCGTTATAGTTTCTGGGATAAGGGCATGGTGTCTGGACCGGGAGAACCCTGGAATCAGAAGTAAAGACCGGGTGATGTGGAGCTGATCAGGCGATGGCCCGTGGAATTCTGAAGAGTCAAAGGCTTGGTGTTTGAAGTAGAAGCCTGGCATCTTCACTAGATTCTTGGTGTCTCGAGTTAAAGGCTAGGCATCTTGTACATACCTTTCTTTCTGAGATAAGGGTCTAGCTTCCAAGTTCTGGGGCAGAGTTGAGCTAGACTCTGGCTAGTGGGGGCCTGAGGTGCCAAACGTCTGGTGGCTGGGAAGAGCCGTGCTGTGAGGAGGTGACGCTTGACGTCTAGGGCAGAGGCCTGGCGTCGGACCAGGGTCTTGGTGGCAAAATAGTCTGGTGATCTGGGCCAGAGAGTGGATAGCTTGATTAGGAAGGCCAAAAGAGTGATGTCTGGGTGACAGTCTCATATCTGGCCTAGAACGCTATGAC
Proteins encoded in this region:
- the PET100 gene encoding protein PET100 homolog, mitochondrial, with amino-acid sequence MGVKLEVFRMTIYLTFPVAMFWIANQAEWFEDYVIQRKRELWPPEKEDQRQELEEFKERIRKQREERLLRAAQQRS